AGATGTCCGCCTGGGAGAGGCGGTGAGTTTCGACGGTGCTTTTGCCGGAGACGGACCACTGGCACAGCGCGTGTGCGACATGGTCCGGCGCTGGTCGGGTACGCCAAGCGCCTCGCTGGTTTCGGCCCATGGCCTGGACGATGGTTTTGCCCCGGAACGGCTGGCGGGCAGGGTCATGGCGCGCCATCTGGATGGCACCAACAACGCGGATGTCGAAATCATCCTGCAAGCGCGGAACGCAAGCGCAAGGGCGGTGGTCCGTGTGGCGCTCGGCTGACGTGGGCAACCATGCCTGTTCAAGCCAGGCGGAACCGGGCATAGCTGCGCCCATGTCGACGTCGCTTCCCCCCAGCGTGCCGCGCGAGGTGGCCACTCTGCGCACGTTACGTATCGCCAAGCACTTCCCGTTCTTTCTTGCCGTTGCCGAGGAGCAGAATCTCCATCGCGCGGCCGAGCGACTCAACATCGCGCAATCGGCCCTGTCGCGCCGCATCGCCGATCTTGAGCGCGAACTGGGCAATATCGAGCTGTTCGAGCGGCAGGCACGCGGCGTGGCGATAACGCGCGCCGGGCAGGTGCTGGCACAGGACGTGCGGCGTATCCTGCTGCAGATCGAGGAAGCCCGGCGTAATACGCGCCGCATCGCGGAGGGCGATTCAGGTCTTGTGCGCGTGGCGTTTTCGGAAGCCATGCTGCGCCGTCCTGTGCTGCCGGTGGTGCTGCGGGAATTCCGTTCGCTGTACCCCGAAGTAGAATTGCGCGCGTTTCCGCTGACCTCTGATGCGCAGCGCAACCGTCTGCTCGCCGACGAGATCGACGTTGCCTTCGTGATCGACGAAGCGAGCGACGTGGAACAGTTCGAGCGCCTGTCGGTGGGCGTGGACCACTTCGTCCTTGCCTTGCCGGACGATCACCCGCTTGCGTCGCTGGATGCCGTCACGCTCAGCGATATCGCGGCCGAGCCGCTGCTATGGCCGGCGAGGCACACTTCGCCACGGCTGTTCGATCGCATGATCGCGGCGTTCGATGCGCGGGGCGTTTCGCCGAATATCGTAGTGGAAGTGTCCGCGGTCGATATCGCCTATGAGCTTGCTTCGGCCCGCATCGGCCTTGGCATCATCACCGCCGCGCGGGCGGATCGCACGCCGCCGGGCATCGTGCTGCGCTCCATCACGGACCTCGACCTGCCCTTGCCGATCAGCATGCTGTGGGCGAAAGGGAACGGATCGCGGGTGATCGAACGCTTTATCGATCTGGTGCGTCGAAGCCTGGCGGACGAAGCGGGGCCGGCGGGAAGCTGACCCCCGTTCAGGGCAGGGCGAGCCTGCTGGCGATCAGCGCGCCAAGCTCCCGTACCTCGGCGTTGGCGGCGCTGAGCAGGTCCACCAGCGTGAAAAAGCCGTGCGCCATGCCGGGATGATCGCGCAGGGTGACCTTTACGCCCGCGTCGCGCAGCGCGGCGGCGTAGCACGCGCCTTCGTCGTGCAGCGGATCGCAACCGCCCACAACGATGATCGCCTCGGGCAAACCGGCAAAGTCGCTTGCGGCAAGTGGCGCCGCTTCGGGCATGTGGCGCATCTCCGGCGGCACGTGCTGGTCCCAGAACCACCGCATGTCTTCGCGGGAGATCAGGTAATCGCCCTGGCCGAACGCGGTATAGGAATCGCGCGTGAAATCGGCGGACAGCACCGGATAGAGCAACACTTGCAAAGCGATCGGCGGCCCACCCCTGTAGCGCGCGCGCAACGCCAGGGCGGCGGCGAGATTGCCGCCCGCGCTATCGCCCATGACCGCCAGCGGCATGCCTTCGCCCAGCGCTTCCAACACCGCCCAGCAATCGTCAAGCGGCTGGGGAAAGGGGTGTTCGGGCGCCAGCCGGTAATCGATGCTCACCACCTCGGCGCCGCTCTCGTGCGCCAGTTGGCGGCACACGGGATCGAAGCCGTCCAGCGTGCCGAAGACCCAGCCTCCGCCATGCATGTACAGGATTCGTCCGCCGTTCCCTTGCTCCGGCCGATAGTGCCGCACCGGCACCGTTCCGTGCGGCCCTGGCACGCTGGCGTCGTGCACTGTCACGTTTTGCGCGCCCCGCGCGGGCGGCAGGGCAGCCTGCGACTGGGCAAAGGCGCGGCGGGCATCGTCGGGCGTTCCGGCCGAGAATCCCGGAAGGCCCAGCGCGTTGCGCCGGTCGAGAATGGCCTGCATTTCCGGATCGAGCGGTCCCATCGTCATCTCCCTGAGTCCGGCCATTTCCGGCTGATAGGTGCGTGACGGCAATTGCCGGATTGCGATACCTCCGATCCGCCTTCGATATTCGACGTCCTGTTTCGTTGTGGCCTAGGACGTGAGACCAGATTGGGAGCGGCATGAGTGATATTCTGATTGCGCGGGAGGAACTGGATTTCCTGTTGTGGGAGTGGCTCGGCCTCGACCGGGTGCTCGCCGAATCCGATGATGGCGGGATCGACCGGGAAAGCGCGGGTGCGATCCTCGACCTTTCGGCCAAGCTGGCCGCGAACGGCTTCCTTCCCCACTACAAGCTGTCCGACAACCGCGAACCGGAACTGACCGCTTCCGGCGTCAGGGCGCTGCCGGAAATCGGCGCGGCCTTGCGCGAATATGCCGAACTGGGCCTGTTTTCCGCCAGCTTACCGCCCGACCGGGGCGGGATGGGGCTGCCCGCCCTGCTCGCCAACGCATCCTTCGCGCAGTTTCTGGCCGCCAATGTCGCCACGGCCGCCTATCCCATGCTCACGACCGCCAATGCCCGCCTGCTGCTGGCGTTCGGCACCGAGGCGCAGATCGAGGCATTCGCCCTGCCGCAGATCGCGGGGCGGTGGTTCGGCACGATGTGTCTGTCCGAACCGCAGGCCGGTTCGAATTTGGCCGACGTCGCAACCCGGGCGGTGCCGGACGGGCAGGACGCGCTGGGCACGCGCTACAGGCTTTCCGGCAACAAGATGTGGATTTCGGGCGGGGATCACGACCTCTCGGAAAACATCGTCCACCTGGTGCTGGCGCGGACGGTGGATGACTGTGGAGAACAGGCTGCGGGTACCAAGGGCCTGTCGCTGTTCGTGGTGCCGAAGATCCTGCCTTCGGGCGATCGCAACGATATTGCGGTGGCCGGGCTCAATCACAAGATGGGTTATCGCGGCACCACGAATTGCCTGCTGAACTTCGGCGAACGCGAGGGCGCGATCGGCTGGATCGTGGGCGCGCCCGGCCAGGGCCTGCCCCAGATGTTCAAGATGATGAACGAGGCGCGGATCGGCGTGGCGCTGGGTGCGGCGGCGCTGGGCTATCGCGGCTGGCGCCATGCGGTGCAGTATGCGGGCGAGCGCTTGCAGGGGCGCCCGCCGGGAACCGCGCCGGGCAAGTCGCTGCCCATCGTCGGCCACCCCGACGTGCGCGCGATGCTGCTGGCGGGCAAATGCTATGCCGAAGGTGCGCTGGCGCTGGTGCTGTACTGCGCCCGGCTGGTGGATGAAGAGTCGCACGATCCCGATGCGGCCGTGCTGCTGGGATTGCTGACGCCGATCGCCAAGACCTGGGCGTCGGAATATGGCCTGGCGGCCAACGACATCGCCATCCAGGTGCATGGCGGATACGGCTATGCGCGCGATTTCGATGTCGAGCAGCTGTGGCGCGACAATCGGCTCAACCCGATCCACGAAGGCACGACCGGCATTCAGGGGCTGGATCTGGCCGGCCGGAAACTAAAGGAC
This window of the Novosphingobium sp. EMRT-2 genome carries:
- a CDS encoding LysR family transcriptional regulator — translated: MSTSLPPSVPREVATLRTLRIAKHFPFFLAVAEEQNLHRAAERLNIAQSALSRRIADLERELGNIELFERQARGVAITRAGQVLAQDVRRILLQIEEARRNTRRIAEGDSGLVRVAFSEAMLRRPVLPVVLREFRSLYPEVELRAFPLTSDAQRNRLLADEIDVAFVIDEASDVEQFERLSVGVDHFVLALPDDHPLASLDAVTLSDIAAEPLLWPARHTSPRLFDRMIAAFDARGVSPNIVVEVSAVDIAYELASARIGLGIITAARADRTPPGIVLRSITDLDLPLPISMLWAKGNGSRVIERFIDLVRRSLADEAGPAGS
- a CDS encoding alpha/beta hydrolase, producing the protein MAGLREMTMGPLDPEMQAILDRRNALGLPGFSAGTPDDARRAFAQSQAALPPARGAQNVTVHDASVPGPHGTVPVRHYRPEQGNGGRILYMHGGGWVFGTLDGFDPVCRQLAHESGAEVVSIDYRLAPEHPFPQPLDDCWAVLEALGEGMPLAVMGDSAGGNLAAALALRARYRGGPPIALQVLLYPVLSADFTRDSYTAFGQGDYLISREDMRWFWDQHVPPEMRHMPEAAPLAASDFAGLPEAIIVVGGCDPLHDEGACYAAALRDAGVKVTLRDHPGMAHGFFTLVDLLSAANAEVRELGALIASRLALP
- a CDS encoding acyl-CoA dehydrogenase — its product is MSDILIAREELDFLLWEWLGLDRVLAESDDGGIDRESAGAILDLSAKLAANGFLPHYKLSDNREPELTASGVRALPEIGAALREYAELGLFSASLPPDRGGMGLPALLANASFAQFLAANVATAAYPMLTTANARLLLAFGTEAQIEAFALPQIAGRWFGTMCLSEPQAGSNLADVATRAVPDGQDALGTRYRLSGNKMWISGGDHDLSENIVHLVLARTVDDCGEQAAGTKGLSLFVVPKILPSGDRNDIAVAGLNHKMGYRGTTNCLLNFGEREGAIGWIVGAPGQGLPQMFKMMNEARIGVALGAAALGYRGWRHAVQYAGERLQGRPPGTAPGKSLPIVGHPDVRAMLLAGKCYAEGALALVLYCARLVDEESHDPDAAVLLGLLTPIAKTWASEYGLAANDIAIQVHGGYGYARDFDVEQLWRDNRLNPIHEGTTGIQGLDLAGRKLKDAAALALLRGRIDQTVAKAAQEPELAGLGRRLAKAWDRLGMAAEVLRASEPDVLASNATALLRAFGHGVAGWQWLDRALLCAGAGEDAPFRAGKVWACQYFFEREMPKIEVWIAPLLAGSALPAAIPAACL